The following are from one region of the Nostoc cf. commune SO-36 genome:
- a CDS encoding GAF domain-containing sensor histidine kinase, giving the protein MLSSPDLSFSRTLPIVVFNQLGELLERMAQTLGSATLILTEAVLMRICIPVEWQRQRFTLVVSEQFSALLVGNFEGEQGIYWALNAQLTFNLEAIAKFIYELRDLFECDSYTHQNLERYQQIIRPNDATLQSQFTLLLLEYLLTQPNQEIIAPPSPIAPAVYICQPVEDALKKQISQEQLLNQVTTQIRKSLDLPVIMATAITQVREFLELDRLVIYKFEGSQVKENNRKQSPLVSVNNQPLARDYQQYGGYIVYEALATDAITSVLNYTEKNCFIETSQCWEKYRQGFTLAVDDVEKTYALEECLLNFLRECQVRAKFAAPIMFEDKLWGLLIAHQCDEPHQWNDSEKNLLMAIAEQLAIAIHQAELMQTLTQEKQTLEQRVIERTTALRDALLAAEAASRIRSEFLATMSHELLTPLTYVIGMSSTLLRWPLGELSQRQRGYLQTIHDSGEHLLGMINDILDLSQIEAGKTALTISEFSLVNVAESAMESLRKKATSEQINLIFDLQIDPRRDRFTADAERVEQILWNLLTNAIKFTPESGSVTLRLWVEDDTAIFQVEDTGIGIPEEQLPLLFEKFQQLDTPYRRRYEGTGLGLALTKQLVELHRGRIEVESTVSIGSIFTVWIPTQAMRVVS; this is encoded by the coding sequence ATGCTTAGTTCTCCTGATTTGAGCTTTTCTCGAACCTTGCCTATTGTTGTATTTAATCAGCTTGGGGAATTGTTGGAACGGATGGCTCAAACGCTGGGAAGTGCCACTCTGATACTGACAGAAGCTGTGTTGATGCGGATTTGCATACCTGTAGAATGGCAAAGGCAAAGGTTTACGTTGGTGGTTTCTGAGCAGTTTAGTGCGCTTCTAGTAGGAAACTTTGAGGGGGAGCAGGGAATTTACTGGGCGCTCAATGCTCAGTTAACATTTAATTTAGAGGCGATCGCAAAATTTATCTACGAATTGAGAGACTTGTTTGAGTGCGATTCTTATACTCACCAAAATCTCGAACGCTATCAGCAAATTATTAGACCTAATGATGCTACGCTCCAAAGTCAATTCACACTGTTGTTATTAGAATATCTCCTAACTCAGCCAAACCAAGAAATAATAGCACCTCCAAGCCCAATTGCGCCGGCAGTTTATATCTGTCAGCCAGTAGAAGATGCTTTAAAAAAACAAATTTCCCAAGAGCAATTGTTAAATCAGGTAACAACACAGATCCGCAAAAGCCTTGATTTGCCAGTGATTATGGCAACAGCCATTACACAAGTGCGTGAGTTTCTGGAATTAGACAGATTAGTAATCTATAAATTTGAAGGTTCCCAAGTCAAGGAGAATAACAGGAAACAATCACCTTTGGTATCAGTCAATAATCAACCTCTAGCAAGGGATTACCAACAGTATGGAGGTTATATTGTCTACGAAGCTCTTGCTACAGATGCTATTACATCGGTGTTGAATTACACAGAAAAAAATTGTTTTATCGAAACCTCTCAGTGTTGGGAGAAGTATCGCCAAGGTTTTACTTTAGCTGTGGATGATGTCGAAAAAACTTATGCTTTAGAGGAGTGTTTGTTAAATTTTTTAAGGGAATGCCAAGTTAGAGCTAAGTTCGCTGCACCGATTATGTTTGAGGACAAACTGTGGGGATTGTTGATTGCTCATCAGTGCGATGAACCCCACCAGTGGAATGATAGCGAAAAAAACTTGCTGATGGCGATCGCAGAACAATTAGCGATCGCTATTCACCAAGCTGAGTTAATGCAAACCCTCACCCAAGAAAAACAAACTCTCGAACAACGAGTTATTGAACGCACAACGGCTCTGCGTGATGCTCTCCTCGCCGCAGAAGCTGCTAGCCGAATCAGAAGTGAGTTTCTTGCTACTATGAGTCATGAATTGCTCACGCCTTTAACTTATGTGATTGGGATGTCTTCGACGTTATTACGTTGGCCTTTGGGTGAATTGAGCCAACGACAACGGGGTTATCTGCAAACAATCCACGACAGTGGAGAGCATTTATTAGGAATGATTAATGACATCCTCGATTTATCGCAAATCGAGGCTGGTAAAACAGCTTTAACTATTTCAGAATTTTCTTTGGTGAATGTTGCCGAAAGTGCTATGGAGTCACTGCGAAAAAAAGCAACAAGCGAACAAATTAATCTGATATTTGATTTGCAAATCGATCCTAGGCGCGATCGTTTTACCGCCGATGCCGAACGAGTAGAACAAATTCTTTGGAATCTCTTAACTAATGCAATTAAATTCACCCCTGAAAGTGGCAGCGTTACTTTACGTCTTTGGGTGGAAGATGACACCGCTATTTTTCAAGTAGAAGATACCGGGATTGGCATTCCTGAAGAACAATTACCATTACTGTTTGAGAAATTTCAGCAACTCGATACACCCTA